A window of the Teredinibacter franksiae genome harbors these coding sequences:
- a CDS encoding carbohydrate binding family 9 domain-containing protein has protein sequence MKPFNTPLRTLVLAYLCLFTSNVQASKGYTLKHIPQTPNLDGIIDEGVWQQANQFELDYEYSPGPGNPAKAKTTAYIYEDGERLHIAFYAFDPNPQDIRAHLADRDEFSGDDRLGVTLDTFNGEREAYEFYVNPYGAQMEGRMEDYDGWRGSNSWNGIWYSAAKIHADGWSVEMSIPFKALRFPNSDQALTWGIAFFRAYPRELEYWLSDVPAKRSIRCNLCQFNKAVGFESVKPGQNFQLTPTVTLGKTESREDIPGEWESDGVEQSAGLDLRWGVTQNSVLNATINPDFSQVEADAAQLDVNNTYSLFLEERRPFFLDGADYFTTNRFRFVHTRNIADPDIGVKHTGKTGDHSYGLILANDNSTNFILPGNQGSDIVELTEETPTDDEAPIGSNIAIARYKKDVGERSAIGGLFTHRTADNYNNTMATVDGITWLSEYDALSYQLAYAESSNPQAVQAEYDLAAEQSDHAFAVEYIHDTPDYKIEADYRNIGKDFRADMGFVTKADIIESSIEGVLKYYGEPADFVSERYYIAKYKTIDDQNDQRIMTESKLIGEVNAGWQSNSAIGITVRDQYYENDFNPTGEHFDEQLLFAKIKVKPSSSIRLKVSSDYGDRIDYANAQIGRVLNVHTEVGMNFGKHLKIDLTHNFNTLDVDEGISDIEGIPTHFEGGILYTANQTDLRLNYQFSIRSRLKFVVQYTDVERDATLYRANYDLDEDNDIDAVNKSLSSQLIYSYKLNSQSLFYFGYSDGGYQDDDLPAIEKDYRSVFAKFSYAWQN, from the coding sequence ATGAAGCCGTTCAACACCCCTCTTAGAACTTTAGTGCTTGCCTACCTATGTTTATTCACGTCAAACGTACAAGCCTCTAAGGGCTACACACTGAAACATATTCCACAGACTCCCAACCTTGACGGCATCATTGACGAAGGCGTATGGCAGCAGGCCAATCAGTTTGAGCTTGACTACGAATATTCTCCTGGGCCCGGAAACCCGGCCAAAGCCAAAACTACCGCTTATATCTACGAAGACGGCGAGCGTCTTCATATAGCCTTCTACGCTTTTGATCCAAACCCCCAAGACATTCGCGCGCACTTAGCCGACCGAGACGAGTTCTCGGGCGACGATAGGCTCGGCGTTACACTCGACACCTTTAACGGAGAGCGCGAAGCCTACGAATTTTATGTGAACCCCTATGGCGCGCAGATGGAAGGCCGCATGGAGGATTACGACGGTTGGCGCGGCAGCAACTCATGGAACGGTATTTGGTACAGCGCGGCAAAAATTCATGCCGATGGCTGGAGTGTGGAAATGAGCATTCCATTCAAAGCCCTGCGGTTTCCAAATTCAGACCAAGCCCTTACTTGGGGAATTGCTTTTTTTCGCGCCTACCCACGAGAGCTGGAATACTGGCTATCGGATGTTCCCGCTAAACGCAGTATTCGCTGCAACCTCTGCCAATTTAACAAGGCCGTGGGTTTTGAATCGGTAAAGCCCGGCCAGAATTTTCAGCTTACACCCACCGTTACCCTCGGTAAAACAGAGTCTCGAGAAGACATTCCCGGCGAGTGGGAATCAGACGGGGTTGAACAATCTGCGGGTTTGGACTTGCGTTGGGGCGTTACCCAAAACTCGGTACTCAATGCCACAATCAATCCCGACTTTTCTCAAGTTGAAGCCGACGCGGCACAGCTAGATGTTAATAATACCTACTCGCTGTTTCTAGAGGAGCGCCGTCCCTTCTTCCTAGACGGCGCAGACTACTTCACAACAAACCGATTTCGTTTCGTGCACACCCGCAATATTGCCGATCCCGACATCGGCGTTAAACACACAGGAAAAACAGGCGATCATTCCTACGGGCTTATACTCGCAAACGATAATTCCACTAATTTTATACTGCCGGGAAATCAAGGCTCCGACATTGTCGAACTCACGGAAGAAACGCCAACCGATGATGAGGCACCCATTGGCAGTAACATCGCTATCGCGCGATACAAAAAAGATGTTGGCGAGCGCAGCGCTATCGGCGGGCTATTCACCCATCGAACCGCCGATAACTACAACAACACCATGGCAACAGTAGATGGCATCACATGGCTTTCCGAGTACGATGCACTCTCGTACCAACTGGCTTACGCCGAAAGCAGCAACCCACAAGCAGTGCAGGCAGAGTACGACCTAGCCGCCGAACAAAGTGATCACGCCTTTGCCGTGGAATATATTCACGACACCCCTGATTATAAAATTGAAGCCGACTACCGCAATATAGGAAAAGACTTTCGTGCCGACATGGGCTTTGTCACCAAAGCCGATATTATTGAGAGTTCCATAGAGGGTGTACTGAAATATTATGGCGAGCCTGCAGATTTCGTTTCTGAACGCTACTATATCGCCAAATATAAAACAATCGACGACCAAAACGATCAACGCATCATGACCGAAAGCAAACTGATTGGCGAAGTTAATGCGGGCTGGCAGTCGAATTCAGCTATAGGCATAACTGTACGCGATCAATACTACGAAAACGACTTCAACCCTACGGGCGAACACTTTGACGAACAACTACTATTTGCCAAAATCAAGGTAAAACCCTCATCCAGTATTCGATTAAAAGTCTCCTCCGACTACGGCGACAGAATCGACTATGCGAACGCTCAGATTGGTCGCGTATTAAATGTCCACACAGAAGTAGGCATGAATTTTGGCAAGCATTTAAAAATTGATCTGACCCATAATTTCAATACACTCGACGTCGATGAAGGCATTTCCGATATCGAGGGTATACCCACGCATTTCGAGGGAGGCATACTTTACACCGCCAACCAAACAGATCTTCGACTGAATTATCAATTCAGTATTCGCAGTAGATTAAAATTTGTGGTGCAGTATACCGATGTAGAGCGCGATGCTACCTTATATCGAGCCAACTACGACCTAGACGAAGACAATGATATAGATGCGGTAAACAAATCATTATCCTCACAGCTTATATACTCCTACAAGCTTAACTCACAAAGCCTATTTTACTTTGGCTATTCCGACGGAGGCTATCAAGATGACGACCTCCCCGCAATCGAAAAAGATTACCGCTCAGTCTTTGCCAAGTTTAGTTATGCTTGGCAAAATTAA
- a CDS encoding DUF1800 family protein produces the protein MAPTKNPKYVSGFFFACLVTVLINGCGNSDDNSSPTNTTPTILPTAAPTSEPSVLPTAEPTVTPSLTPTPSAEPLKPDNSADPTLPAPSDANYHAAKSTARFLTQATFGPTAKSIHANLNRTREQWIHEQFSLPQTRHLQRLDQRLEEIGLVPAPDPELDEEGWIRDLQRSDIWWESAIWGKDQLRQKMAYTLSQILVISTISDVLFNDSRGVANYHDILATHAFGNYRDLLEEVTLSPMMGEYLSMIRNEKANQERNIRPDENYAREIMQLFSIGLVELNIDATPKLDNNNNAIATYGQDDIKALARVFTGWNHGTINQWWEWTSAGDSEVVPMKSFDNYHDNEQKVIFGNQTITANQTPQQDISRALDILFLHPNIGPFVSKQLIQRLITSNPSPEYVSRVATIFNNNGNGVKGDMKAVIKAILLDTEAVNGHTLHPSTFGKLREPILKISALWRAFKAQGVPVSNLEDDNSPIYPNRLRYRGTDREFGQRPYGSFSVFNFYRPDFQQPGAIKDADLNSPEFQIMTDSQLISATSAMSFTIFWRDTQGDWPQSEIIGEGWDIYPTQLYLEEEKAIANNPAKLLDRINLLLMAGQMSPAMYNEILTHLNAYSGGFGNLQIYDALLLVTASPEFAVQR, from the coding sequence ATGGCACCAACTAAAAACCCAAAATACGTTAGTGGATTTTTTTTCGCCTGTCTGGTCACAGTACTCATTAATGGCTGCGGTAACAGTGACGACAACTCCTCGCCGACCAACACAACCCCCACAATACTGCCAACCGCCGCGCCTACCAGCGAACCGTCCGTATTACCAACAGCCGAACCAACCGTAACACCCTCACTAACGCCAACACCTTCGGCTGAGCCGCTAAAGCCCGATAACAGCGCGGATCCAACGCTACCCGCGCCAAGCGACGCCAATTACCACGCGGCGAAATCAACAGCACGCTTTTTAACTCAGGCCACCTTCGGGCCAACAGCAAAATCTATTCACGCTAATTTAAATAGAACCCGCGAACAATGGATACATGAGCAATTTTCACTGCCACAAACACGACACCTTCAACGGCTTGATCAACGTTTAGAAGAAATTGGCCTGGTACCAGCACCAGACCCAGAACTGGATGAAGAAGGTTGGATAAGAGACTTACAACGCAGTGATATTTGGTGGGAATCAGCCATTTGGGGTAAAGACCAGTTGCGCCAAAAAATGGCCTACACACTCAGTCAAATATTGGTTATTTCCACTATTTCCGACGTGCTCTTTAATGATTCCAGAGGCGTTGCCAACTACCACGACATACTGGCAACGCACGCCTTCGGTAATTATCGCGACTTACTGGAAGAAGTAACACTAAGCCCCATGATGGGTGAATACCTAAGCATGATTCGGAACGAAAAGGCTAACCAAGAACGCAATATTCGCCCCGACGAAAATTACGCGCGGGAAATAATGCAACTATTCAGTATTGGCTTGGTGGAACTAAACATAGATGCCACCCCCAAGCTAGACAATAACAACAACGCTATTGCAACCTACGGCCAAGATGACATTAAGGCACTTGCCCGTGTTTTTACCGGCTGGAATCACGGTACGATTAATCAATGGTGGGAATGGACGAGCGCGGGTGACAGTGAAGTAGTGCCAATGAAATCCTTTGATAACTATCATGATAACGAACAAAAAGTCATTTTCGGCAATCAAACAATTACAGCGAATCAAACACCCCAACAGGATATAAGCCGTGCACTCGATATTTTATTTTTACACCCCAACATTGGCCCTTTTGTCAGCAAGCAACTAATTCAACGCTTGATCACCAGCAACCCATCACCCGAGTATGTCAGTCGTGTGGCAACGATATTCAACAACAACGGCAACGGTGTTAAAGGCGATATGAAGGCTGTTATAAAAGCCATATTGTTGGACACCGAAGCGGTGAATGGCCACACACTTCACCCCTCCACCTTCGGTAAGCTGCGCGAACCTATTTTAAAAATCAGCGCTCTTTGGCGCGCCTTCAAGGCCCAAGGAGTGCCGGTGTCGAACCTCGAAGACGACAACAGCCCGATATACCCGAACCGTTTACGTTATCGCGGTACCGATCGTGAATTTGGTCAGCGCCCTTACGGTTCTTTTTCAGTATTCAATTTTTATCGGCCCGATTTTCAGCAGCCAGGAGCTATTAAAGATGCCGACCTCAATTCACCCGAATTTCAAATCATGACCGATAGCCAACTTATTAGCGCAACTAGCGCTATGAGCTTTACGATCTTCTGGCGCGATACCCAGGGAGACTGGCCCCAGTCGGAAATTATTGGCGAGGGCTGGGATATCTACCCCACACAATTGTACCTAGAAGAAGAGAAGGCCATAGCCAACAACCCGGCTAAGCTATTGGACCGCATTAATCTTTTATTAATGGCCGGGCAAATGTCACCAGCCATGTACAACGAAATTCTTACTCATTTAAACGCTTACAGTGGCGGCTTTGGCAACCTACAAATATACGATGCCCTATTGCTGGTAACCGCTTCCCCCGAATTTGCTGTGCAGAGGTAA
- a CDS encoding DUF3592 domain-containing protein — MAVIVIVIMGMGSLLYWVEYQFDNTAVSVQAELVAINHKPRSKLLSFTYQESQGQSASVQVKAAFWQEFQPGEKLAIKVDKSIGLEAKLDRPTALYRLTIAFIAGVLILAGVIAVSLLLVSRRRA; from the coding sequence ATGGCAGTGATTGTTATTGTAATTATGGGTATGGGGAGTTTGCTGTATTGGGTTGAATATCAGTTTGATAATACTGCTGTTTCAGTTCAAGCAGAGCTTGTAGCCATAAACCATAAGCCTCGGAGTAAATTGTTGAGCTTTACCTACCAAGAGTCGCAGGGGCAATCCGCTAGCGTTCAGGTGAAGGCCGCATTTTGGCAAGAATTTCAGCCGGGAGAGAAATTGGCTATTAAAGTGGATAAATCAATTGGTTTGGAGGCGAAGCTGGACCGACCAACGGCCTTGTACCGGCTTACGATTGCTTTTATTGCTGGTGTATTGATTCTTGCAGGCGTTATAGCCGTAAGCCTACTTTTGGTTTCGCGTAGGCGCGCTTAA
- a CDS encoding fumarate reductase cytochrome b subunit, with protein sequence MSLAVERAAKPNRWPAFMDIAQGATGLFLVLFMWAHMLMVSSILLGKDAMFWVARMFEGEPLFGKPYPVLVSAFAVFILSLIIIHAFLALRRFPNSAGQYHAIHTHIGKLKHSDTTLWYVQVVTGFALFFMASVHLYQLMTHPADIGPYASSDRVWSGMMWPLYLVMLFVVELHAGIGIYRLVIKWGLFLGDNPKRNRRRLHVLKWMLTVFFLVLGVATLAAYMKIGMEHADNAGERYVPSWQEGAPAIH encoded by the coding sequence ATGTCTCTAGCTGTAGAACGTGCCGCAAAACCAAATCGCTGGCCGGCGTTTATGGATATTGCGCAGGGCGCGACAGGACTGTTTTTAGTGTTGTTTATGTGGGCCCATATGTTGATGGTGTCCAGTATTTTGCTTGGTAAGGACGCCATGTTCTGGGTGGCGCGAATGTTTGAAGGGGAGCCGCTTTTCGGAAAGCCCTACCCGGTACTGGTCAGTGCTTTTGCTGTTTTTATTCTTTCACTCATCATTATTCACGCCTTTTTGGCGTTGCGACGTTTTCCCAATAGTGCTGGGCAATATCACGCTATCCATACCCATATTGGCAAGCTTAAGCATAGCGATACCACCCTGTGGTATGTACAGGTAGTGACCGGCTTCGCCCTTTTCTTTATGGCTTCGGTACATCTGTACCAACTTATGACGCACCCGGCAGACATAGGCCCTTACGCCTCTTCGGACCGCGTGTGGAGTGGCATGATGTGGCCGTTGTATCTCGTTATGTTATTTGTTGTTGAGTTGCACGCGGGTATTGGTATTTATCGTCTGGTGATTAAATGGGGGCTCTTCCTTGGTGATAACCCCAAGCGCAATCGACGCCGTTTGCATGTGCTCAAATGGATGCTGACGGTTTTCTTTCTGGTGCTGGGTGTTGCCACACTTGCTGCCTACATGAAAATTGGTATGGAGCACGCCGACAATGCTGGTGAGCGCTATGTGCCCAGCTGGCAAGAAGGCGCGCCAGCAATCCATTAA
- a CDS encoding DMT family transporter encodes MLYISVVLLSMNGLFAKSIALDAMSITQLRSLIAALGLAAILSLRRTTLGLPDWKTTFLVYGLGIVMGLHWITFFHSMQVSSVAVGIISLFCYPVITVIIEPLFYRGSPKLVDFVAAMVVLVGVSVMVSGETLGGNVREGVFWGICSAFMFSLRNTSQKYLIPHVPSGAIMLHQTIAIAVVLAVFTDWPSVVYASTHDWFLLVLLGLFGTAGAHTLFSMTLKRLSAKSVALIGCLQPFFGSIFAWLILTEVPTVQVIIGGLIVVSVAAYESLRKNLIDN; translated from the coding sequence TTGCTGTATATCTCCGTGGTGTTATTGAGCATGAACGGCTTGTTCGCCAAATCTATCGCGCTAGACGCCATGTCGATTACCCAGTTGCGCAGCCTTATCGCCGCCCTAGGCCTTGCCGCAATACTCTCCCTCAGGCGCACAACGCTAGGCCTGCCAGACTGGAAAACCACGTTTCTCGTCTATGGCCTTGGCATTGTAATGGGCCTGCACTGGATCACTTTTTTTCATTCTATGCAGGTATCCAGCGTAGCAGTGGGCATCATTTCACTTTTTTGCTACCCGGTCATTACCGTTATTATCGAGCCGCTGTTTTATCGCGGCTCGCCCAAACTGGTGGACTTCGTCGCCGCTATGGTGGTACTTGTCGGTGTTAGTGTAATGGTGTCTGGCGAAACCCTTGGCGGGAATGTTCGCGAAGGCGTGTTTTGGGGTATTTGCTCTGCGTTTATGTTCTCGCTGCGTAATACCAGCCAGAAATACCTTATCCCACACGTTCCCAGCGGTGCCATAATGCTGCACCAAACCATCGCTATCGCCGTGGTACTGGCGGTATTCACCGACTGGCCCTCCGTCGTGTATGCCTCCACCCACGACTGGTTTTTACTCGTCTTGCTAGGCCTATTTGGCACAGCTGGCGCTCACACCTTATTCAGCATGACACTAAAACGGCTTTCGGCTAAATCTGTTGCCTTAATCGGCTGTCTTCAACCGTTTTTCGGCTCTATATTTGCCTGGCTAATCCTAACCGAAGTTCCTACCGTTCAGGTCATTATTGGCGGGCTGATAGTTGTCAGTGTAGCTGCCTATGAGTCACTGCGAAAAAATCTTATTGATAATTAA